A genomic stretch from Neomonachus schauinslandi chromosome 14, ASM220157v2, whole genome shotgun sequence includes:
- the RNF152 gene encoding E3 ubiquitin-protein ligase RNF152 — METLSQDSLLECQICFNYYSPRRRPKLLDCKHTCCSVCLQQMRTSQKDVRCPWCRGITKLPPGFSVSQLPDDPEVLAVIAIPHASEHTPVFIKLPSNGCYMLPLPISKERALLPGDMSCRLLPGSQQKAVTVVTVPAEQQPLQGGAPPEAGEEEPDRRGVAKSSTWSGVCTVILVACVLVFLLGIVLHNMSCISKRFTVISCG, encoded by the coding sequence ATGGAGACACTCTCCCAAGATTCCTTGCTGGAATGTCAGATCTGTTTCAACTACTACAGCCCCCGGCGAAGGCCCAAGTTGCTGGATTGCAAACACACCTGCTGCTCGGTGTGCCTCCAGCAGATGAGGACAAGCCAGAAGGACGTGAGGTGCCCCTGGTGCCGGGGCATCACCAAGCTGCCCCCGGGCTTCTCCGTGTCGCAGCTCCCCGACGACCCCGAGGTCCTTGCGGTCATCGCCATCCCGCACGCGTCCGAGCACACCCCAGTGTTCATCAAACTTCCCAGCAATGGGTGCTACATGCTGCCCCTGCCCATCTCCAAGGAGCGAGCGCTGCTGCCGGGAGACATGAGCTGCCGCCTGCTGCCCGGGAGCCAGCAGAAGGCCGTCACCGTGGTGACCGTCCCTGCGGAGCAGCAACCTCTGCAGGGCGGGGCGCCCCCGGAGGCGGGGGAAGAGGAGCCAGACAGGCGGGGTGTGGCGAAAAGCTCCACCTGGTCTGGGGTGTGCACTGTGATCCTGGTGGCCTGTGTCCTCGTCTTCCTGCTGGGCATCGTGCTGCACAACATGTCTTGCATTTCTAAGCGCTTCACTGTGATCTCCTGTGGCTGA